Sequence from the Ancalomicrobiaceae bacterium S20 genome:
CCCTCCCCATCCCCCCGCGAAGGGGCGAGGACTCGTGAAAAAGGCCGGTCATCCCCGTGGGGACGACCGGCCTTTTTTCATCCCGATCCACCGGCCGGGAGGAGAAAGCAAAAAGCCGGAGAGCCAGAACCGTGGTCCGACAGATCGGAAAAGCAACGGGCGGCGGTCGCGACCGCCGCCCGTCACAGTTCGAAAAGTCGGCTTCGATCAGAAGCGATAGTTCACGCCAACGCGGACGGCATCGGCCGTCAGGTTGTTGCGGAAGCTGTAGGTCGCGCCGTTGCCGGCCACCGCGCTGAAGGTCTTGCTGCCGAAGTCGTAGTGATCGTACTCGACCTTGGCCGACCAGTTGCGGGTGAAGGCGTACTCGACGCCGGCACCGAGGGTCCAGCCGACGCGGGTGTCGTCGGCGGTCGCGTTGATCGTGTTGCCGCCCGGCGCCACGGTCGAGGTGTCCTGCACGCGGCTGGAGCCGCCGTAGAACGCCACACCGCCCTTGCCGTACAGCAGGAACGCGTCGGCCGCGAAGCCGAGCTTGCCCGTGATGGCGCCGAAGGCACCGTCATTGGTCCAGGCGCGGGTGTCGCCGTTCGGGCTCGACGGCTGGATCGTGGTCTTCTTCAGATCCATGTAGCCGACTTCGCCCTCGATACCGACGACGAAGTTCGGGCTGACCTGATAGTTGTAGCCGAGCTGCAGACCGCCGATGAAGCCGCTCGGGGCGCGGCCCCAACGCTCACCAGCCGTGTTGTAGCCATTGATGTCGGTCGTGCGGGCGGTGCCGCCGACCCAGCCGAGGCTGCCGCCGACATACGGACCGGTCCAGAACATCGGAGCAGCGGCGACGACGGCCGAAGCCGGAGCGATGGCCGGGGCAACACCGAGATCCGCCGCGGAGGCGGCGCCGGCGGCGCCGAGGACGAAGACCGAGGCGAGGAGAATGGAACGCTTCATGACAAGTGTCTCCCTTGTGCGTGGCTCTTATCTACGCTCGAGATGCTGAAAAGTATGTAACCAAAAAACCACAACGAATTTTCGTATTCAGATGGCGATCGAGGCTATTCGTGGCGAAACTTCGGCATATCGGAGCTGAACATGGCATTAACAGGCCATTCACGACTTATTTACCGAACCTAAATAGCCTCCATTTACCTAGATGAAATTCGGTTTTCCGCGCCACAATTCAGTTTTATCTCTCCACAATCCCGACACAATCGAGATTTTCTTTCTGGCTCTTGTTGGCTTTGATGGGCGTAACGCCCCACTCCACCTCCGGAACCGCGTTAAAAACGTACGCCCGGAAGTGTAGTTCCCTGACGGTGCAGATAAATTTCGACGTCACCGCCGAGATGATCGCCCGGTTCCGCCATGTCAAAAATGTGGCGCTGACCGCCCGTGATGCAGCGCGACCCAGGCAGAAGCCGTTTTCGTGCATGGCTGAAGCCAAGCCGTCAGCGATAATCCCCGCGTGCTTTTTCCGGATCGCCTGTCCGGCGGAACCGTCCCGCCTCCGACAACCTGCCCTCGGCAACGGCACCGGGACCGACAATGGGGCAGATCTCGCGCGGATCGAGCTGCATCTCGGCCAATGCCGATCGGCAACGGTCGAGCCGCGATGGAGGCGCCCGTCAGCCCTTGCGACGCCGCGGATCGGCCGACAGGGTTTCGCTAGCCGGTCGCTCGCTTTAGGATGAGGCACATGGGTGGGCTCGCGAGGGGGTGGCGATCGACGATCGGCGCCGGCAGCGAGAGGTGTCGATGGCGTTCATGCCGCGGGCGTTCATACCGCGACGGGGCCGTGTTCCGCGGCTCCATGGTCCTGCGTCGTTCCGGTCCGGCCGGAGACTTCCGGTCGTGCTCGCGGCCGGGGTCTTCGTGGTCTGTGCCGGTGCGTACCCCGCGCGCGCCTTCGATCTGTTCGGCTATCACCTCTGGGGCGAGAAGACCGAGGACAAGGCCGTCTCCCCCGATGCCCAGCGCTATACCCTGACCTTCTCCGTCGCCGGCGGCGATGCCGATCTGGAGAAGCGGCTGCGCGGCGCCTCGCTGCTCGCCGAGGAAGCCGACGGTACGCCGCCGCCGAGCACCGCGGCGTTCCTTTCCCGCGCACGGGCCGAATATGGCCGCATCCTCGCCGGGCTCTATGCCGAGGGCCGCTATGGCGGCGCGATCACCATCACTGCAGCCGGCCGGCCGATCGAGCAGATCCCGGCCGATGCCCGGCTGCCCAATCCGGTGCCGGTGGCCATCGCCGTCGATCCGGGCCCTGCCTATGCCTTCGGCCGCATCACGATCGAGGGGCGGCCGACCGCGATCCCGCCGCAGATCTCGCCCGAGATCAAGCCGCCGAAGTCGCCCGAGGATCTCGGCCTCACGCCCGGCGCGGTGGCGCGCTCGGGCGCTGTGATTAGCGCGGAGGAGGCGCTGGTCGCCGCCTGGCGGCGCATCGGTCATCCCAAGGCGCGGGTGGTCCGGCGCGACGTGGCCGCCGATCATCCGCATCGGCGGATCGACGTCACGCTGGTCATCGATCCGGCGCCGCGGGCGGTCTATGGCGAGACCACGGTCAAGGGCACCAAGCAGGTCGACCCGGCCTTCGTCGCGCGGCAGACCGCCCTGCCCGCGGGCGAACCCTATTCGTCCGACGAGGTGAAGCGCGCGGAACGACGGCTGCAGCGGCTGGAAGTGTTCGGCTCGGCGCGCGTCACCGACGACGCGGCGCTCGACCGGCGCACGGACCCGGCCGGCCAGCCGATGACCGTGACGGTCACCGAGCGGCCGATGCATGTGTTCGGCGCCGGCGCCAGCTATTCGACTGTCGATGGCGCCGGGCTCGAGGGCTACTGGCAGCATCGCAACCTGTTCGGCGAGGCCGAGCGGCTGCGGCTCGACGCCCGCGTCTCCGGCATCGACGGCGTCGATCCGCGCAAGTTCACCTATCTCGGCGGCCTCACCTTCGTGAAGCCGGGCATCTTCGATCCCTATACAGACCTGACCGCGCAGATCCAGGGCGCGCGCGAGGTCTACGATCCCTATACGGAAGAGCGCGTCCGCGCCCGCATCGGGTTGGCGCACGAGTTCTTCCCCGGCTTCGACGGCACGGTGACGCTCAACGGCGAGACGTCGCGCGTCAATGACGCCTGGGGCAAGCGCTCCTTCGTGCTCGCCAGCCTGCCGACGACGCTGACCTGGGACACCAGCAACGACAAGCTGGAGCCGACCAGCGGCTTCCGGCTCAAGGGGCAGGCCGAGCCGTTCTACGAGACGCGCTTCGGCAACGGCGGCCTGATCGCGCGCATCGACGCCTCGACCTATTGGGCGCTCGACGCGGCCGGGCGCTATGTGCTCGCCGGCCGGATCGCGCTCGGCTCGATCACCGGCGCGCCGCTGACCGGCTTGCCGGACAGCCGACTGTTCTTCGCCGGCGGCGGCGGCTCGGTGCGGGGCTATGCCTACCGCAGCCTCGGGCCGCGGCTCGACGACGGCCGCATCGTCGGCGGTCGATCGCTG
This genomic interval carries:
- a CDS encoding outer membrane beta-barrel protein is translated as MKRSILLASVFVLGAAGAASAADLGVAPAIAPASAVVAAAPMFWTGPYVGGSLGWVGGTARTTDINGYNTAGERWGRAPSGFIGGLQLGYNYQVSPNFVVGIEGEVGYMDLKKTTIQPSSPNGDTRAWTNDGAFGAITGKLGFAADAFLLYGKGGVAFYGGSSRVQDTSTVAPGGNTINATADDTRVGWTLGAGVEYAFTRNWSAKVEYDHYDFGSKTFSAVAGNGATYSFRNNLTADAVRVGVNYRF
- a CDS encoding autotransporter assembly complex family protein, translated to MLAAGVFVVCAGAYPARAFDLFGYHLWGEKTEDKAVSPDAQRYTLTFSVAGGDADLEKRLRGASLLAEEADGTPPPSTAAFLSRARAEYGRILAGLYAEGRYGGAITITAAGRPIEQIPADARLPNPVPVAIAVDPGPAYAFGRITIEGRPTAIPPQISPEIKPPKSPEDLGLTPGAVARSGAVISAEEALVAAWRRIGHPKARVVRRDVAADHPHRRIDVTLVIDPAPRAVYGETTVKGTKQVDPAFVARQTALPAGEPYSSDEVKRAERRLQRLEVFGSARVTDDAALDRRTDPAGQPMTVTVTERPMHVFGAGASYSTVDGAGLEGYWQHRNLFGEAERLRLDARVSGIDGVDPRKFTYLGGLTFVKPGIFDPYTDLTAQIQGAREVYDPYTEERVRARIGLAHEFFPGFDGTVTLNGETSRVNDAWGKRSFVLASLPTTLTWDTSNDKLEPTSGFRLKGQAEPFYETRFGNGGLIARIDASTYWALDAAGRYVLAGRIALGSITGAPLTGLPDSRLFFAGGGGSVRGYAYRSLGPRLDDGRIVGGRSLFEASAEVRARVTDSIGVVPFVDVGSAYEGSVPDFSEKLRIGAGLGLRYYTGIGAIRLDVAAPLVRDRRDPRFAIYIGIGEAF